AGGCGACCGGTAGGATGCGTCCGTGGCAGCGATCGGCATCGACCTCGGCGGAACGAAGATGTCGGGTGGTGTCGTCTCGGTGGAGGGGAAGGTAACGCACAGGGTCGAACTTCCGCGGCCTCGCGACTCCGCAGGGATGGTCGAGGATCCGAAAGCACTGGTGCGACAGTTGATTACGCGAGAGATTCGCGGGATCGGCCTTGGGGTTGCCGGACTGGTGACGGCGGATGGGACCATGGAATGGGGCCCAAACGTGGCCGGCGAGCACATCGCATTTCGACGGATCCTGTACGAGGAGTTCTCTCTTCCTGTCATCGTCGACAACGACGCCAATCTTGCTGCACTCGCGGAGGCGACGCTCGGTGCCGGAGTGGGCCATCGCTCGGTTCTGATGGCGACGCTCGGAACGGGAATGGGCGGTGGATTGGTCATCGACGGCGAGGTGTATCGGGGCAGAGGCTTCGCCGGTGAGATCGGCCATATCATTGTGGACGTCGGTGGGCCGCTATGCACGTGCGGCCGGCAGGGATGCTGGGAGACGTTCGCCTCCGGAAGACGCCTCGATCAGATGGCACGTGATGCCGTCGCAGCGGATCCTCGCGGAAGAATCGGTGTGCTTGCCACGGGAGCGATACCCGACGGGCGCCACCTCACCCAGGCGGCGATCGACGGGGATGCAGAGGCGTGCAGGCTCGTTGCAGAAATCGGCGGATGGCTCGGCGTGGGACTCGCCAATCTGATTGTCGTGCTCGATCCCGAAGTGGTTGTGGTCGGCGGCGGGGTTTCACGTCTTGGTGAGATCCTCCTCCGGCCCGCACAGCGGGCCATTGCTGCAACACTGGAAGGGTACGATGTGCGCACGCCGACTCCGATTGTGGCAGCCGCTTTCGGCGAGGATGCCGCACTGGTGGGCGCAGGCCTGGCGGCTGCGAAGGAGTCCGATGTCCGACACACTGCATCCTGACGAGATCATCGGACCCGACGGTGTCCGATCCGGCGAGGCGCGCCGCTGGATCAAGGAGGCCGTGCTGGCGCTTCCGAACATGGTCAAGCTCGTCGGACGGCTGGTCCGTGACCCGAGGGTCCCCGCTCGGAGCAAGGCGTTCGCCGTTCTCGCTGCAGGCTACGTACTGTCGCCGGTCGATCTGGTGCCCGACTTCATTCCGTTTCTCGGCCAGTCCGACGACGCCCTGGTCGTGATTCTGGCTCTCCATCGGCTGATTCGTTCGGCGGGGGAAGATGTCGTGCTGGAACACTGGGATGGCTCCCAGGATGTGCTTGCCATCGTCGAGAACGTCGTGGACCTTGTGGCGGGTCTCGTTCCGGCAAGGCTCTCCTGGTTGGCACGGCGTCTCGCTTGAGGATTCCCGTCTCCGTGACGCTTCCGCAATTCACGCGTGACCCGGACGCGGTGCCGGCGGCGGCCGTACGCGCCGAATCGCTTGGGTTCGACGGGGTTTTCCTCTTCGACCACCTGTTTCCTCTCGACGGCAAGGATCGACCGATCGTCGAGTCGTTCGTTGCGCTCGGATCGGTCGTCGCGGCCACACACGAAATCCGTGTCGGCACCCTGGTCCTGCGCGCCCCGATGAGGAGTCCTCAAACGACCGCTCGAGCGGTCCTGACAGCTCAGGCGCTCGGTGGGGGAAGAATCGTCTGCGGTCTCGGCGCCGCCGACTCTCTCTCTCATCCCGAGTTCGATGCGTACGGGATCACCTTCGGAAGTGTCGAGGAGCGCCTCTCCAAGGTGAGCGAAACGATCGAGGCGATTCGAAGGGGCGAGTCGCCGGTCTCGGATCGAGTGCCGATCTGGGTCGGGGGTACTTCGCGAGCCGTCCAGGACCTCGCCGCTCGATCGGCCGATGGCTGGAATGTGTGGGCGGTGACGACCGACTGGCTCACCGAACGTCGTCGCGATGCGCCGGTCGCGGAGACGATCAGCTGGGGTGGTCAGGTTCTTTTCGCCCGCGACGAAACGGATCTCGCAGAGGCTGTTGCCCGGCGCGGATCGACCAGAGGAGTGTTGACAGGGACGGTTGCGACTCTTCCCGAGAAGCTCCGGCAACTCGCCGAGGCCGGGATCGACGAGTTCGTGCTTTCCCTCCTTGGCGACACATGGGATCTGTTTGCGGCCGAAGTGCTTCCCGTCCTCTGAGAGTTCCGAGGTGAGGACGAGCCGAGGTCGACGGGGTGGAAGGTGATCCGAGACTCCCGTTGCGCCGGTTGCCGGCTATCGGTAACTGTCAGGTACCCTGCCGGAAACGGAGGTGAAGGTGCAATTCCGGCGTATCGAGAACTTGCCACCCTATGTGTTTGCCGAGGTCGACGCCGCGAAGCGGGAGGCACGTCGCGCCGGTGTGGATGTCATCGACCTTGGGTTCGGGAATCCGGACATTCCCTCGCCGCCGATCGCCGTCGCCAAGCTGGTCGAAGCGGCCCAGAACCCGAGGAATCACCGCTATTCGGCATCACGTGGCATCCCCAACCTGCGCAAGGCGGTCGCGGCACGGTACCGGCGGCGATTCGACGTCGAGATCGATCCCGAAACCGAGGTCATCACGACCATCGGCGCGAAGGAGGGCCTCGCCCACCTCATGTGGGCGCTCGTGCAGCCGGGAGATGTGGCTCTCGTACCCGAGCCCAGCTATCCAATCCACATCTACGCAGCGGTGCTGGCAGGTGCGGACGTGCGACGCGTTCCCTTGGGCCTCGGCGAGGACTTCTTCGACCGCCTCGCGACCGTCTTCTCCGACAGCTGGCCCCGACCGCGGGTCATTCTCACGTCGTTCCCCCACAACCCGACGACCGCCTGTGTGGATCGGAGTTTCTTCGAGCGACTCGTCGCCATCGCCAAAGAGAATGAAGTGATGCTCGTCCACGACTTCGCCTACGCGGATATCTCATTCGATGGGTACGTGCCTCCGAGCCTCCTGGAGGTGCCGGGTGCCAAGGATGTCGGTGTGGAGCTCTACACGATGACCAAGGGACATTCGATGGCGGGCTGGCGCATCGGTTTTGCCGTCGGGAACAGGGAGATGATCGCTGCACTGGCGAAGCTCAAGTCGTATCTCGACTATGGCACGTTTCAGCCGATCCAGATTGCGTCGATCGTCGCACTCAACGAAGGCGACGACTACATCGCCGAGGTGCGCGACATCTACCGGACGCGCAGGGACGTGCTGATCGACGGCCTTGCCAGAGTTGGATGGGAGATTCCCCGTCCTCAGGGCACGATGTTCGCTTGGGCTCCCCTGCCGTCCGGATTCGAGGATATGGGATCACTCGCGTTCGCCTTCAAGCTTCTCGAAGAGGCCAAGGTGGCGGTGAGCCCCGGAGTAGGGTTTGGGCCCCATGGCGAGGGTTTCGTGCGTTTCGCCCTCGTCGAGAATGAGCATCGCATCCGCCAGGCGGTGAGGGGGATCAAGCGGTTCCTGGAGCGGTGACGCTCCATCTGCCGTCGACTCTGAGCCTCCTGGATACTGCATGGCACGCGTCTTCCCCTACTCCAGCGCAAAGCCGCTGCGGTAGTTTCTCCCCTTCCGGCTTCGTCGTACTCCCCCCAACGCTCGCTGGGGGGAGATTCCCCCCTACCCCAGCGCAAAGCCGCTGCGGTACTTTCCCCCCAACGGTCGCTTCGCTCCCTGGGGGGAGATTCCCCCCTACCCCAGCGCAAAGCCGCTGCGGTACTTTCCCCCCAACGGTCGCTTCGCTCCCTGGGGGGACCAATGGCCGCGACGCTCGCCCCGCGGTCTCGTAGCGTTGCTGCGTCGCGGTACCAGGTGCCAAGTCGCGGCTGAGCTACTGCTGCCGACCGGAAGCCTGCTGCCTGCTCAGAGGAAGGTAGGCGTACGTTGCGTACTCCTTGACCATACGGTCTGACGAGAAGGCGACGAGCGTCGA
This DNA window, taken from bacterium BMS3Abin02, encodes the following:
- a CDS encoding methylenetetrahydromethanopterin reductase gives rise to the protein MRIPVSVTLPQFTRDPDAVPAAAVRAESLGFDGVFLFDHLFPLDGKDRPIVESFVALGSVVAATHEIRVGTLVLRAPMRSPQTTARAVLTAQALGGGRIVCGLGAADSLSHPEFDAYGITFGSVEERLSKVSETIEAIRRGESPVSDRVPIWVGGTSRAVQDLAARSADGWNVWAVTTDWLTERRRDAPVAETISWGGQVLFARDETDLAEAVARRGSTRGVLTGTVATLPEKLRQLAEAGIDEFVLSLLGDTWDLFAAEVLPVL
- the alaC gene encoding glutamate-pyruvate aminotransferase AlaC, whose amino-acid sequence is MQFRRIENLPPYVFAEVDAAKREARRAGVDVIDLGFGNPDIPSPPIAVAKLVEAAQNPRNHRYSASRGIPNLRKAVAARYRRRFDVEIDPETEVITTIGAKEGLAHLMWALVQPGDVALVPEPSYPIHIYAAVLAGADVRRVPLGLGEDFFDRLATVFSDSWPRPRVILTSFPHNPTTACVDRSFFERLVAIAKENEVMLVHDFAYADISFDGYVPPSLLEVPGAKDVGVELYTMTKGHSMAGWRIGFAVGNREMIAALAKLKSYLDYGTFQPIQIASIVALNEGDDYIAEVRDIYRTRRDVLIDGLARVGWEIPRPQGTMFAWAPLPSGFEDMGSLAFAFKLLEEAKVAVSPGVGFGPHGEGFVRFALVENEHRIRQAVRGIKRFLER
- the glkA gene encoding glucokinase, producing MAAIGIDLGGTKMSGGVVSVEGKVTHRVELPRPRDSAGMVEDPKALVRQLITREIRGIGLGVAGLVTADGTMEWGPNVAGEHIAFRRILYEEFSLPVIVDNDANLAALAEATLGAGVGHRSVLMATLGTGMGGGLVIDGEVYRGRGFAGEIGHIIVDVGGPLCTCGRQGCWETFASGRRLDQMARDAVAADPRGRIGVLATGAIPDGRHLTQAAIDGDAEACRLVAEIGGWLGVGLANLIVVLDPEVVVVGGGVSRLGEILLRPAQRAIAATLEGYDVRTPTPIVAAAFGEDAALVGAGLAAAKESDVRHTAS